A portion of the Sabethes cyaneus chromosome 3, idSabCyanKW18_F2, whole genome shotgun sequence genome contains these proteins:
- the LOC128741763 gene encoding U6 snRNA-associated Sm-like protein LSm3: MAEEEQMPIIPVKEPLDLIRLSLDEKIYVKMRNERELRGRLHAFDQHLNMVLGDAEETVTTVEIDEETYEEVYKTTKRTIPMLFVRGDGVILVSPPMRVGS; this comes from the exons ATGGCTGAAGAGGAACAG ATGCCAATCATCCCCGTAAAGGAACCGCTGGATTTGATACGCTTAAGTTTGGACGAGAAAATCTATGTTAAAATGCGAAACGAGCGTGAACTGAGAGGACGATTACAC gcATTTGATCAACATTTGAATATGGTACTGGGTGATGCGGAAGAAACGGTAACAACTGTGGAGATTGATGAAGAAACCTACGAAGAGGTGTATAAGACCACGAAGCGCACCATTCCAATGTTGTTCGTTCGAGGGGACGGCGTCATTCTGGTTTCGCCTCCCATGCGCGTAGGAAGCTAA
- the LOC128741762 gene encoding glyoxylate reductase/hydroxypyruvate reductase isoform X2: protein MKPRVYVTRNDYPRIGLDLLKEECDLSIWDEGYPVPRDEFLKNVAGKDAIFCSLNDRIDKELLDQAGPSLKIVSTISVGFDHIDVKQCRERGIRIGYTPDVLTDATAELTVALLLATTRRLFEANKEVHNGGWKSWSPTWMCGSSIKNSVVGIFGFGRIGQEVAKRLIPFKPLQIQFTSRTDKCITADELGVSQVSFDELIETSDFIIICCSYNTQTANLFNDSVFSRMKPSTILVNTSRGGIVEQHDLIHALKAGKIRAAGLDVTTPEPLPLDSPLLQMNNVVVLPHIASADVETRTEMSRITACNILAGLKGVKMISEV from the exons ATGAAGCCCAGGGTGTACGTCACACGGAACGATTATCCTCGCATTGGATTGGATCTGCTGAAGGAGGA GTGTGACCTTTCAATCTGGGATGAAGGATATCCTGTTCCGCGTGatgaattccttaaaaatgtagCCGGAAAAGATGCTATTTTCTGTTCTTTAAACGATCGGATAGATAAAGAACTATTGGATCAGGCTGGGCCAAGTCTGAAGATCGTGTCTACCATCTCAGTTGG CTTTGACCACATCGACGTAAAGCAATGCCGTGAGCGTGGTATTCGTATTGGGTACACACCGGATGTGCTAACGGACGCAACCGCTGAACTTACGGTGGCTTTACTGCTGGCAACTACCAGAAGGTTGTTTGAAGCAAATAAGGAAGTTCACAACGGTGGTTGGAAAAGCTGGTCACCAACGTGGATGTGTGGTTCCAGTATCAAAAATTCGGTCGTCGGCATTTTTGGTTTCGGCCGCATAGGTCAGGAAGTTGCCAAACGATTAATTCCCTTCAAACCACTGCAAATTCAATTTACCAGTCGGACGGACAAGTGTATAACAGCGGACGAACTTGGCGTCAGCCAGGTTTCGTTTGATGAGCTCATTGAGACGAGCGATTTTATCATCATATGCTGTTCGTACAACACGCAGACGGCCAATCTGTTCAACGATTCCGTCTTTTCTAGGATGAAACCTTCTACGATTTTGGTTAACACAAGTCGAGGAGGCATCGTCGAGCAACACGATCTGATACACGCTCTCAAGGCAGGAAAGATTCGAGCCGCTGGTTTAGATGTAACGACCCCAGAGCCACTTCCCTTGGATAGTCCACTGCTGCAGATGAACAATGTGGTTGTTCTGCCTCACATTGCCAGTGCCGACGTGGAAACCCGCACTGAAATGTCTCGCATAACTGCTTGCAACATCCTCGCTGGGTTAAAAGGTGTCAAAATGATTTCGGAAGTTTAA
- the LOC128741762 gene encoding glyoxylate reductase/hydroxypyruvate reductase isoform X1 — protein sequence MNIFFRPRILRTVSNVIVNSSGVIPRSPSLRSPDTEVQPVVGSSPRSYCYFNMKPRVYVTRNDYPRIGLDLLKEECDLSIWDEGYPVPRDEFLKNVAGKDAIFCSLNDRIDKELLDQAGPSLKIVSTISVGFDHIDVKQCRERGIRIGYTPDVLTDATAELTVALLLATTRRLFEANKEVHNGGWKSWSPTWMCGSSIKNSVVGIFGFGRIGQEVAKRLIPFKPLQIQFTSRTDKCITADELGVSQVSFDELIETSDFIIICCSYNTQTANLFNDSVFSRMKPSTILVNTSRGGIVEQHDLIHALKAGKIRAAGLDVTTPEPLPLDSPLLQMNNVVVLPHIASADVETRTEMSRITACNILAGLKGVKMISEV from the exons ATGAATATCTTCTTCCGCCCACGCATCCTACGGACTGTGTCAAACGTGATTGTGAACAGCAGTGGCGTTATTCCGCGCAGCCCTTCTCTAAGGTCACCGGACACTGAAGTTCAACCGGTAGTCGGATCTAGCCCCCGAAGCTATTGCTATTTCAACATGAAGCCCAGGGTGTACGTCACACGGAACGATTATCCTCGCATTGGATTGGATCTGCTGAAGGAGGA GTGTGACCTTTCAATCTGGGATGAAGGATATCCTGTTCCGCGTGatgaattccttaaaaatgtagCCGGAAAAGATGCTATTTTCTGTTCTTTAAACGATCGGATAGATAAAGAACTATTGGATCAGGCTGGGCCAAGTCTGAAGATCGTGTCTACCATCTCAGTTGG CTTTGACCACATCGACGTAAAGCAATGCCGTGAGCGTGGTATTCGTATTGGGTACACACCGGATGTGCTAACGGACGCAACCGCTGAACTTACGGTGGCTTTACTGCTGGCAACTACCAGAAGGTTGTTTGAAGCAAATAAGGAAGTTCACAACGGTGGTTGGAAAAGCTGGTCACCAACGTGGATGTGTGGTTCCAGTATCAAAAATTCGGTCGTCGGCATTTTTGGTTTCGGCCGCATAGGTCAGGAAGTTGCCAAACGATTAATTCCCTTCAAACCACTGCAAATTCAATTTACCAGTCGGACGGACAAGTGTATAACAGCGGACGAACTTGGCGTCAGCCAGGTTTCGTTTGATGAGCTCATTGAGACGAGCGATTTTATCATCATATGCTGTTCGTACAACACGCAGACGGCCAATCTGTTCAACGATTCCGTCTTTTCTAGGATGAAACCTTCTACGATTTTGGTTAACACAAGTCGAGGAGGCATCGTCGAGCAACACGATCTGATACACGCTCTCAAGGCAGGAAAGATTCGAGCCGCTGGTTTAGATGTAACGACCCCAGAGCCACTTCCCTTGGATAGTCCACTGCTGCAGATGAACAATGTGGTTGTTCTGCCTCACATTGCCAGTGCCGACGTGGAAACCCGCACTGAAATGTCTCGCATAACTGCTTGCAACATCCTCGCTGGGTTAAAAGGTGTCAAAATGATTTCGGAAGTTTAA